A single window of Cetobacterium sp. 8H DNA harbors:
- a CDS encoding YMGG-like glycine zipper-containing protein: protein MKKYLILSLLSVVLLTGCSNVGSNTIGSTTVGAGTGALLGQVIGGDSKATLLGAGIGAAAGALVGSVQDQTQAIKDNNYNNSRPYNQPQYYNQQPQYNQQQYNSGYNYNRGY, encoded by the coding sequence ATGAAGAAGTATTTGATATTGTCTCTATTATCAGTTGTACTTTTAACAGGATGCTCTAATGTTGGTTCTAACACAATAGGTTCTACTACTGTTGGAGCAGGAACGGGTGCATTATTAGGACAAGTTATTGGTGGAGATAGTAAAGCTACATTATTAGGGGCTGGAATAGGAGCTGCTGCGGGAGCTTTAGTGGGGTCAGTTCAAGATCAAACACAAGCTATTAAAGATAACAACTATAATAACTCAAGACCATATAATCAACCACAGTATTACAATCAACAACCTCAATACAATCAGCAACAATATAATTCGGGATACAACTATAATAGAGGATATTAA
- a CDS encoding flavin reductase family protein, translating to MSKELFKGSVFLNPVPAVIITSKNKEGKENAFTVAWTGTICTNPPMLSIAIRPERLSYEYIKETMEFTVNLPNSFQVRETDYCGVVSGRDIDKIKHLKLTSKPGHHIEAPYIEECPVNIECKVKQIIPLGTHDLFLAEVAGSHIDKKIIDEKGKIHFEWANLINYCHGEYFPMSKKPIGQFGFSVAKNPALIEKYSHIKSYVEYTEEKKIKKIVPDKKKKDAKKTKNKKKKIK from the coding sequence ATGAGTAAAGAACTATTTAAAGGAAGCGTTTTTTTAAACCCAGTTCCTGCTGTTATAATTACATCTAAAAACAAAGAAGGTAAAGAAAACGCCTTTACTGTAGCATGGACAGGTACCATTTGTACAAACCCGCCTATGTTATCAATCGCAATTAGACCAGAAAGATTATCATATGAATATATAAAAGAAACTATGGAATTTACAGTTAACCTTCCTAATAGTTTCCAGGTTAGAGAAACCGATTACTGTGGTGTTGTTTCTGGAAGAGATATCGATAAAATTAAGCATTTAAAATTAACATCTAAACCAGGGCATCATATAGAGGCACCTTATATAGAAGAGTGTCCTGTTAACATAGAGTGTAAAGTTAAACAAATTATCCCTCTTGGAACACATGATCTTTTTCTTGCAGAGGTTGCTGGTTCACATATAGATAAAAAAATTATTGATGAAAAAGGTAAAATCCATTTCGAATGGGCTAATCTCATAAATTATTGTCATGGAGAATATTTCCCAATGTCTAAAAAGCCTATAGGCCAATTTGGATTCTCTGTAGCAAAAAATCCAGCTTTAATTGAGAAATATAGTCATATCAAATCATATGTGGAATACACTGAAGAAAAGAAAATTAAAAAGATAGTTCCTGATAAAAAGAAAAAAGATGCTAAAAAAACAAAAAATAAAAAGAAAAAAATAAAGTAA
- a CDS encoding MATE family efflux transporter: MLQKFKFEKSFVKMLMSLAIPIILQSLITASLNLLDNIMVGKLGENEIAAVGLSNQFYMIFFYSVAGIGMGASIFMSQLWGKRDVKKIHEFLDLSLLISVVVSIIFAAVAFIFPENIIHIFLKDPNVTALGVSYLKIVAVSYIISSITLAYSMALRSTAQTKIPMYGSIVGIIFNGILNYLLIFGKFGFPQMGVSGAALGTTISRIMELSFVLLMIYKFDNIIATKFTSLKQLTLNKFREFFKIASPVIFNDIMWILGISTYSIAYAKLGVNATATMQIAITVNNMFNIFAIGIGAASAIIIGNKIGEGKPKEAYSLSIKISQFGILLGLVIGIIFYFMSPLVVGVFKITPETAKNVIIVLKIMAIFIPARFYAIIQVIGTLRGGGDVVYAIATEMIGIWIIGIPMAFAAIYFIPGLSITTLYFIICLEEIVKCFITYPRVTSYKWIKSLV; this comes from the coding sequence ATGTTACAAAAATTTAAGTTTGAAAAAAGTTTTGTAAAGATGTTAATGTCTTTAGCCATCCCTATTATTTTGCAAAGTTTAATTACAGCGTCACTTAACTTGCTTGATAATATTATGGTTGGAAAACTAGGAGAAAATGAAATTGCTGCTGTAGGACTTTCAAATCAGTTTTACATGATTTTCTTTTATTCTGTAGCTGGTATTGGAATGGGAGCATCTATTTTCATGTCGCAACTATGGGGTAAAAGAGATGTTAAAAAAATTCATGAGTTTCTTGATCTATCTCTTCTTATTTCTGTTGTGGTTTCAATAATTTTTGCTGCTGTAGCATTTATTTTCCCAGAAAATATTATCCATATTTTCTTAAAAGATCCTAATGTTACTGCCTTGGGTGTCAGCTATTTAAAAATTGTCGCTGTCAGTTATATTATTTCATCTATAACATTAGCTTATTCAATGGCTCTTAGAAGTACAGCTCAAACAAAAATTCCTATGTATGGAAGTATTGTAGGAATTATTTTTAATGGTATTTTAAATTATTTACTTATCTTTGGTAAATTTGGATTCCCACAAATGGGTGTTTCCGGTGCTGCTTTAGGTACAACAATATCTAGAATAATGGAATTATCTTTTGTTTTACTTATGATCTATAAATTTGATAATATTATAGCTACTAAATTTACAAGTTTAAAACAACTAACACTTAACAAATTTAGAGAGTTCTTCAAAATTGCATCTCCTGTAATTTTTAATGATATTATGTGGATTTTAGGAATTTCTACATATTCTATTGCTTACGCTAAACTTGGTGTAAATGCGACTGCTACTATGCAAATAGCAATTACAGTTAATAACATGTTTAATATTTTTGCTATTGGTATTGGTGCTGCTTCAGCTATAATTATAGGAAATAAAATCGGTGAAGGAAAGCCAAAAGAGGCTTATTCTTTATCTATTAAAATATCTCAGTTCGGTATTTTATTAGGATTAGTTATAGGTATAATTTTTTACTTTATGTCACCTTTAGTTGTTGGAGTTTTCAAAATCACTCCTGAAACTGCTAAAAATGTTATAATTGTTCTAAAGATAATGGCTATATTTATTCCAGCTAGATTCTATGCTATCATACAGGTTATTGGTACGTTAAGAGGTGGAGGAGATGTTGTATATGCTATAGCAACCGAAATGATAGGTATTTGGATTATAGGAATTCCTATGGCTTTTGCTGCAATATATTTTATTCCTGGACTTTCAATCACAACTTTATATTTTATAATTTGCCTTGAAGAAATAGTAAAATGTTTTATCACTTATCCAAGAGTTACATCTTATAAGTGGATTAAAAGTTTAGTTTAA
- a CDS encoding calcium/sodium antiporter, whose amino-acid sequence MISVLILIVGVIFLVFGANFLVDGASVIAKKFNIPNIVIGLTIVAFGTSAPELVVNIISALNGHSAITLGNVIGSNIINIFIILGITALIYPLTVSRNTVRYEIPIALFSAVLTFVLANDNRFFSGTENIIGRLDGCILLFFFILFLGYNAYLTVTNREESELEVKNYTVPIACLVTLSGFVLLVFGGKFIVDSAVNLARSFGISERIISVTVVSLGTSLPELATSVVAAFKKNTDIAIGNVVGSNIFNTLFILGTSVVIAPIDIPASSNIDLILNITSALLLFIFIIKKQTLNRAHGLFFLTVYSVYLYSLFK is encoded by the coding sequence ATGATTTCTGTTCTTATTTTAATTGTAGGTGTTATATTTTTAGTTTTTGGTGCTAACTTTCTAGTTGATGGAGCTTCAGTTATTGCTAAAAAGTTCAATATTCCTAATATTGTTATAGGTTTAACTATTGTGGCCTTTGGAACATCCGCTCCTGAGCTTGTTGTTAATATAATTTCCGCATTAAATGGACATTCAGCAATAACTTTAGGAAATGTTATTGGAAGTAATATAATAAACATATTCATCATATTGGGGATAACAGCTCTGATTTATCCTCTAACTGTCTCTAGAAATACAGTTAGATACGAAATTCCAATCGCTCTTTTTTCGGCTGTTTTAACATTTGTTTTAGCTAACGACAATAGATTTTTTAGCGGAACTGAGAACATTATAGGTAGATTAGATGGATGTATTTTACTTTTTTTCTTTATTTTATTTTTAGGTTATAATGCGTACTTAACTGTAACAAACCGTGAAGAAAGTGAGTTAGAAGTTAAAAACTATACCGTTCCTATAGCTTGTTTAGTTACTTTATCTGGATTTGTACTTTTAGTTTTTGGCGGAAAGTTTATAGTTGATTCTGCAGTTAATCTTGCGAGAAGCTTTGGAATTTCAGAGAGAATAATTTCTGTCACTGTTGTTTCTTTAGGAACATCTCTTCCTGAACTAGCTACATCGGTTGTCGCTGCTTTTAAAAAGAATACAGATATTGCTATAGGAAATGTTGTAGGGTCTAACATTTTTAATACCCTTTTCATTTTAGGAACTTCTGTTGTTATAGCTCCTATCGATATACCGGCAAGCTCTAATATTGATTTAATTTTAAATATTACTTCTGCATTGCTTTTGTTTATTTTTATTATAAAAAAACAAACATTGAATAGAGCTCACGGATTGTTCTTTTTAACAGTTTATTCAGTATATCTATACTCTTTATTCAAATAG
- a CDS encoding YitT family protein — protein MKKEILKYLKLMLGLIFCAVGVVTILNSNLGLSPWDVLNQGLNRVLGVTLGQANLLVGAFVVLFSIFLKQPIGSGTILNFLTVGIFIDLCIYIDFLPKGDSLLEKIVILILGIGIFSYGCYFYISTGLGCGPRDGLMVVLTKRMKYPLWKIKTCIEIVALGLGYFLGGTVGIGTVISSLCVGPLIQFFFKLNNQDIKTLEHRSVVSEILILKGKIFK, from the coding sequence ATGAAAAAGGAAATACTTAAGTATTTAAAATTAATGTTGGGATTAATATTTTGTGCTGTAGGAGTTGTAACTATCTTGAATTCAAATTTAGGTCTATCTCCTTGGGATGTTTTAAATCAAGGGCTCAATAGAGTTCTAGGAGTAACTTTAGGGCAAGCTAATTTATTGGTTGGAGCATTTGTAGTTCTGTTTAGTATCTTTTTAAAACAACCTATAGGAAGTGGAACTATTCTAAACTTCTTAACAGTAGGAATTTTTATAGATTTATGTATATATATAGATTTTTTACCGAAAGGAGATAGTCTTCTAGAAAAAATTGTAATATTGATACTAGGAATAGGAATTTTTAGTTATGGATGTTATTTTTATATTTCTACAGGATTAGGGTGTGGTCCAAGAGATGGATTGATGGTTGTTTTAACAAAACGAATGAAATATCCATTATGGAAAATAAAAACGTGTATAGAGATTGTAGCTTTAGGGTTGGGTTATTTTTTAGGAGGCACTGTAGGAATAGGTACAGTTATCTCATCGCTTTGTGTGGGCCCTCTTATTCAGTTTTTCTTTAAGCTAAATAATCAAGATATAAAAACATTAGAACATAGAAGTGTTGTGTCTGAAATTCTTATACTAAAAGGTAAAATTTTTAAATAA